Genomic segment of Synechococcus sp. A18-25c:
ACTGGTGCGTCTGAAGGGCGAGGCTCCTCCGAAGCCGGCCCGTCTGGGTGATTCCGATGCCTTGGATGTCGGTGATTGGGCCATTGCTCTGGGCACTCCCTACGGATTGGAGCGAACCGTCACCCTTGGGATCGTCAGCAGCCTGCATCGCAACATCAGCAGTCTTGGCTTCAACGACAAGCGACTGGATCTGATTCAGACGGATGCGGCCATTAATCCTGGTAATTCAGGTGGCCCCTTGGTCAATGCCGAGGGGCGTGTGATCGGGATCAACACCCTGGTGCGCTCGGGTCCTGGCGCCGGTCTTGGTTTTGCGATCCCCATCAACCTCGCGAGGCGCGTGGCTGATCAGCTGCAGGAGGCTGGTGAAGTGGTCCACCCCTATTTGGGCTTGCAGCTGGTGCCACTCACCGCACGAATCGCCAGAGAACACAACAGTGATCCCAACGCGTTGGTGGAATTGCCGGAACGTTCTGGTGCACTGGTCCAGTCGGTTCTGCCGGATAGTCCTGCCCAGCGAGCCGGGCTGCGTCGGGGTGACCTGGTGGTGAAGGCCGGCGAAGTGCCGGTTGCCGACCCCCAGACACTCCTCCAGCAAGTGGATCAAGCCGAGCTTCACCGGCCCTTGCCGCTTCAGATCATTCGCGGTCAGAAAGATCTCCAACTCTCAGTCGAGCCAGAGCCCTTGCCAGGGTTCAGTTAAGACCCTTGCTACGGTCGCGCCGGATTAATCCTGCGTGATGTCAGATCTTCAGAACCAGATGAAGCGGGCCGTCGCCGAGGCGGCGGTCGAACAATTCCGTGATGGCATGGTTGTCGGTCTGGGGTCCGGTTCGACGGCGGCTCTGATGATTCAGGGCCTAGGTCAGCGACTGGCGTCAGGGCAGCTCAAAGACATCGTTGGGGTGACGACATCCTTCCAGGGTGAGGTGCTGGCTGCGGAGTTGGGGATCCCCCTCCTCAGCCTCAATGCCGTAGACCGAATCGATCTGGCCATTGACGGTGCGGATGAAGTTGATCCCTCTTTTCAGCTGATCAAGGGGGGCGGTGCCTGTCACGTTCAGGAAAAGCTGGTGGCGGCTCGCGCGGATCGTTTCATCGTCGTGGTGGATTCCACCAAGTTGGTGGACCGCCTCAACCTTGGGTTTCTGCTGCCGGTTGAGGTGTTGCCTGGAGCCTGGCGTCAGGTGCAGCAGCAATTGACCGGCATGGATGGTGCAGCCGAGCTGCGCATGGCGCAACGCAAGGCTGGACCTGTGGTGACTGACCAGGGCAATCTCGTTTTGGATGTGCGTTTCAACGGTGGAATTGCTGATCCTGTGGCCCTCGAACGCGAGATCAACAACATTCCCGGAGTGCTTGAGAACGGCCTGTTCGTCAACATCGCCGATGACGTGCTGGTCGGTGAGGTCAGCGATGGTGTCGCCGGTGTGCGCAGCCTCGAGAAGGCTGGTTGATCTCAGTTCAGGCGTACGCGGACAGAATTGGCATGGCTGTGCAGCCCTTCACTGCCAGCCAGCTCAATCACAGCCCCCCCGGTCGCTTCCAGGGCCTCCCTGCTGAACTCGATCATCGAGGTGTGGCGCATGAAGGTCTCCACGCTTAAGGCGCCGCTGTAGCGGGCTGATCCACAGGTGGGGAGTGTGTGGTTCGGGCCTGCCAAGTAATCACCAACCGCCTCAGGACTCCAGGGGCCAATGAAGATGGCGCCGGCCTGCTGGATCCGGTCGGCGAGCATCCGGGGCCGTTCGACCA
This window contains:
- a CDS encoding trypsin-like peptidase domain-containing protein encodes the protein MTVGPPVEAASTPVPGPHSFVADAVRNVAPAVVRIDTERVVERQPFDPNLIDPLLRDLLGEPGYGPERQRGQGSGVIIDREGLVLTNAHVVEQVEDVGVTLADGEQRDGVVVGRDPITDLALVRLKGEAPPKPARLGDSDALDVGDWAIALGTPYGLERTVTLGIVSSLHRNISSLGFNDKRLDLIQTDAAINPGNSGGPLVNAEGRVIGINTLVRSGPGAGLGFAIPINLARRVADQLQEAGEVVHPYLGLQLVPLTARIAREHNSDPNALVELPERSGALVQSVLPDSPAQRAGLRRGDLVVKAGEVPVADPQTLLQQVDQAELHRPLPLQIIRGQKDLQLSVEPEPLPGFS
- the rpiA gene encoding ribose-5-phosphate isomerase RpiA is translated as MSDLQNQMKRAVAEAAVEQFRDGMVVGLGSGSTAALMIQGLGQRLASGQLKDIVGVTTSFQGEVLAAELGIPLLSLNAVDRIDLAIDGADEVDPSFQLIKGGGACHVQEKLVAARADRFIVVVDSTKLVDRLNLGFLLPVEVLPGAWRQVQQQLTGMDGAAELRMAQRKAGPVVTDQGNLVLDVRFNGGIADPVALEREINNIPGVLENGLFVNIADDVLVGEVSDGVAGVRSLEKAG